A window of Rhinolophus ferrumequinum isolate MPI-CBG mRhiFer1 chromosome X, mRhiFer1_v1.p, whole genome shotgun sequence contains these coding sequences:
- the CYSLTR1 gene encoding cysteinyl leukotriene receptor 1 gives MDGVGNLTVSSASNNTCNDTIDDFRNQVYSTLYSMISVVGFFGNGFVLYVLIKTYHEKSAFQIYMINLAVADLLCVCTLPLRVVYYVHKGIWLFGDFLCRLSTYALYVNLYCSIFFMTAMSFFRCIAIVFPVQNINVVTQKKARFVCAGIWIFVILTSSPFLMSTSYKDERNNTKCFEPPQDNQAKNHVLILHYVSLFVGFIIPFIIIIVCYTMIILTLLKNSMKKNLSSRKKAIGMIIVVTAAFLISFMPYHIQRTIHLHFLHNETKPCDSVLRMQKSVVITLSLAASNCCFDPLLYFFSGGNFRRRLSTFRKHSLSSMIYVPKKKTSLPEKGEEILKE, from the coding sequence ATGGATGGAGTTGGAAATCTGACAGTATCTTCTGCCAGTAATAACACATGCAATGACACTATTGATGACTTCCGCAATCAAGTATATTCCACCTTGTACTCTATGATCTCTGTTGTGGGTTTCTTTGGTAATGGCTTTGTGCTCTATGTCCTCATAAAAACATATCATGAGAAGTCAGCCTTCCAAATATACATGATTAATTTAGCAGTTGCAGATCTACTGTGCGTGTGTACACTGCCTCTCCGCGTGGTCTACTATGTTCACAAAGGCATTTGGCTCTTTGGTGACTTTTTGTGCCGCCTTAGCACCTATGCCTTGTATGTCAACCTCTATTGTAGCATCTTCTTTATGACAGCCATGAGCTTTTTCCGGTGCATTGCAATTGTTTTCCCAGTCCAGAACATTAATGTGGTTACACAGAAAAAAGCCAGATTTGTGTGTGCTGGCATTTGGATTTTTGTGATTTTGACCAGTTCTCCATTTTTAATGTCCACATCTTACAAAGATGAGAGAAACAACACCAAGTGCTTTGAGCCTCCACAGGACAATCAAgctaaaaatcatgttttaatcTTGCATTATGTTTCATTGTTTGTCGGATTTATCatcccttttattattataattgtctGTTACACAATGATCATTTTGACCTTACTgaaaaattcaatgaagaaaaatctgTCAAGTCGTAAAAAGGCGATAGGGATGATTATAGTCGTGACAGCTGCCTTTTTGATCAGCTTCATGCCATATCATATTCAACGCACCATCCACCTTCACTTTTTACACAATGAAACTAAACCCTGTGATTCTGTCCTTAGAATGCAAAAGTCAGTGGTCATAACCTTGTCTCTGGCTGCATCAAATTGTTGCTTTGATCCTCTCTTATACTTCTTTTCAGGGGGAAACTTTAGGAGAAGGCTGTCTACATTTAGAAAGCATTCATTGTCCAGCATGATTTATGTACCCAAGAAGAAGACCTCTTTGccagaaaaaggagaggaaatattaaaagaatag